In Pseudoxanthomonas indica, the following are encoded in one genomic region:
- a CDS encoding bifunctional 4-hydroxy-2-oxoglutarate aldolase/2-dehydro-3-deoxy-phosphogluconate aldolase, whose product MSIQARTQKAESLLRAAGILPVVTVNSLDEARKVSQALLEGGLPAIELTLRTPVAMEALAMLKRELPDIVIGAGTVLTVEQMQQSIDAGADFLVTPGTTAEMASALAQADIPVVPGAASPTELLTLMAHGFRVCKLFPANAVGGLAMIKGLAGPLAELKLCPTGGIGEDTAADYLSQPNVVCIGGSWMVPKDWLAKGEWDKVRDSSAKAAAIVKRVRG is encoded by the coding sequence ATGTCGATCCAGGCCCGCACCCAGAAAGCCGAATCCCTCCTCCGCGCGGCCGGCATCCTGCCGGTGGTCACCGTCAACTCGCTGGACGAGGCGCGCAAGGTCTCGCAGGCGCTGCTGGAAGGTGGCCTGCCGGCGATTGAACTGACCCTGCGCACGCCGGTGGCGATGGAAGCGCTGGCCATGCTCAAGCGCGAGCTGCCGGACATCGTGATTGGCGCCGGCACCGTGCTGACCGTCGAACAGATGCAGCAGTCGATTGATGCGGGCGCGGATTTCCTGGTCACTCCGGGCACGACCGCCGAGATGGCCTCGGCGCTGGCGCAAGCCGATATTCCGGTTGTGCCCGGCGCGGCCTCGCCAACCGAACTGCTGACCCTGATGGCGCATGGCTTCCGCGTCTGCAAGCTGTTCCCGGCCAATGCCGTGGGCGGGCTGGCGATGATCAAGGGCCTGGCCGGTCCGCTGGCCGAACTCAAGCTCTGCCCCACCGGCGGCATCGGCGAAGACACCGCCGCCGACTACCTCTCGCAACCCAACGTAGTGTGCATCGGCGGCTCGTGGATGGTGCCCAAGGATTGGCTGGCCAAGGGCGAATGGGACAAGGTGCGCGACAGCTCGGCCAAGGCCGCGGCGATCGTCAAGCGCGTGCGCGGCTAA